Proteins encoded by one window of Deinococcus yavapaiensis KR-236:
- a CDS encoding metallophosphoesterase family protein has product MKVAVIADLHANLSATLAVHEDIKKRGIGEIWILGDLVGKGPRPREVVDWVAEYGARVVQGNWDARVAGASHRPQDLWPRTKLTPGQLSYLATLPFAFEERHCGLSWRFLHASAKSVFHRLYPHASLAEQLEAFEPNPEAGLANRADALVYADIHEALMLDVEGRPLMNCGSVGNPLDSTLACYLVLEFGACGYSASFVRLAYDRAGEIAAAETSGMPFTREYILELMTGAYQKRRSRGSLLDETQDAS; this is encoded by the coding sequence ATGAAGGTGGCCGTCATCGCTGATTTGCACGCGAACCTGAGCGCGACGCTCGCTGTCCACGAAGACATCAAAAAGCGGGGGATCGGCGAAATCTGGATATTGGGAGATCTCGTCGGAAAGGGACCGAGGCCGCGCGAAGTCGTGGATTGGGTAGCAGAGTACGGCGCGCGCGTCGTGCAGGGAAATTGGGACGCGCGGGTCGCCGGGGCGAGTCACCGACCGCAAGACTTGTGGCCGCGCACGAAGCTCACGCCAGGACAACTCAGTTACCTCGCGACGCTGCCGTTCGCGTTCGAGGAGCGTCATTGCGGCTTGAGCTGGCGCTTTTTGCACGCCTCTGCCAAAAGCGTCTTTCACCGCCTGTATCCGCACGCCAGCCTCGCCGAGCAACTCGAGGCGTTCGAGCCGAACCCGGAGGCGGGTCTCGCCAATCGCGCGGACGCCTTGGTGTACGCCGATATCCACGAGGCGCTCATGCTGGACGTCGAAGGGCGGCCCCTCATGAACTGCGGCTCGGTCGGAAACCCGCTCGACTCGACCTTGGCGTGCTACCTCGTGCTGGAATTCGGCGCGTGCGGATACAGCGCGTCCTTCGTGCGTCTCGCGTACGACCGTGCGGGCGAGATCGCGGCGGCCGAAACGAGCGGAATGCCGTTCACGCGCGAGTACATCTTGGAGCTCATGACGGGCGCGTACCAAAAGCGCCGCTCGAGAGGCAGCCTGCTCGACGAGACGCAGGACGCGTCTTAG
- a CDS encoding phytoene desaturase family protein, with translation MTRAVVLGAGFAGLAAALRLRLAGADVTVIDALARPGGKASLGWQDFSSGPTVVTMPRLLRGLHERVALPPPLLEPARPTTRYTYPDGSTFSPGALDVDGSLEPTLAQLSRSEARDYERLLNAARTMYEDARGTFVFSSPPRAVDLARYAFTRGRRAFPHLRLAQLVASGPRLTPFWLRFATYLGANPYEAPAVLLNIAWVELGLGVWHLTGWEDERSSGGGLGRLAARLAERARHLGVTFELDTTVEHLVTSGRRVVAAHTSQGVFTGDVFVSAADAAFTRAWLNLPSLPERPGISGFAVQFRLRQAVPPAHHVLFPREYAREWREIERGDLPSDPTLYAHLDGERGFFLVNAPARPDAVKDQDAYARVLLDRLRSNLKLDVTEWLPISPRAYARVGRDGAIYGRAPHGLTGTLRPSWRVGRLANLRQVGGTVHPGGGVPLSILSGWNGAGDLLGLDFDDLGGR, from the coding sequence GTGACGCGCGCCGTCGTGCTCGGCGCGGGCTTCGCGGGACTCGCCGCCGCGTTGCGTCTGCGGCTCGCGGGCGCGGACGTCACGGTGATCGACGCCCTCGCTCGTCCGGGCGGCAAGGCGAGCCTCGGCTGGCAGGACTTCTCCAGCGGTCCCACGGTCGTGACGATGCCGAGGTTGCTGCGAGGTTTGCACGAGCGTGTCGCCTTGCCGCCACCGCTGTTGGAGCCCGCCCGTCCCACGACGCGTTACACCTACCCGGACGGTTCGACGTTCTCCCCGGGCGCCTTGGACGTCGACGGAAGCCTCGAGCCGACCCTCGCCCAGCTTTCCAGAAGCGAGGCGCGCGACTACGAGCGTCTCTTGAACGCCGCTCGCACGATGTACGAAGACGCCCGAGGCACCTTCGTCTTCTCGTCCCCGCCGCGCGCCGTCGACCTCGCGAGGTACGCGTTCACGCGCGGTCGCCGCGCCTTTCCGCACTTGCGCCTCGCGCAACTCGTGGCGAGCGGCCCGCGCCTCACGCCGTTTTGGCTGCGCTTCGCGACGTATCTCGGCGCCAATCCGTACGAGGCGCCCGCCGTGCTGCTCAACATCGCCTGGGTGGAACTCGGCCTCGGCGTGTGGCACCTCACGGGCTGGGAAGACGAACGGTCGAGCGGAGGCGGTCTCGGCCGACTCGCGGCGAGGCTTGCCGAGCGCGCGCGCCACCTCGGCGTGACCTTCGAACTCGACACCACCGTCGAGCACCTCGTGACGAGCGGCAGACGAGTCGTCGCCGCGCACACGAGCCAGGGCGTCTTCACGGGAGACGTGTTCGTCTCGGCGGCGGACGCGGCCTTCACGCGCGCTTGGCTGAACTTGCCTTCCTTGCCGGAGCGGCCGGGCATCAGCGGCTTCGCGGTTCAATTTCGGCTGCGCCAAGCCGTGCCGCCCGCGCACCACGTCCTCTTTCCTCGAGAGTACGCCCGAGAGTGGCGTGAGATCGAGCGCGGCGACCTTCCGTCGGACCCGACGCTGTACGCGCATCTCGACGGCGAGCGAGGCTTCTTCCTGGTGAACGCGCCCGCGCGGCCCGACGCGGTGAAAGACCAAGACGCCTACGCGCGCGTCCTGCTCGATCGCTTGCGATCGAACTTGAAGCTCGACGTGACCGAGTGGCTGCCCATTTCCCCGAGAGCCTACGCGCGCGTCGGACGAGACGGCGCCATCTACGGTCGCGCGCCCCACGGCCTCACGGGTACGCTGCGACCGAGTTGGCGCGTCGGACGCTTGGCGAATCTACGGCAAGTCGGCGGAACCGTGCATCCCGGCGGAGGCGTGCCCCTCTCGATCCTGTCGGGATGGAACGGCGCGGGCGATCTGCTCGGCCTCGACTTCGACGATCTGGGAGGACGCTGA
- the rplI gene encoding 50S ribosomal protein L9: protein MNVILLEPVAKLGTTGDVVKVKPGYARNFLVPRGLALPATERNLKSLAGQVRVRERQLAAEKATAEALAERLQGASVSLSVRAGEGKIYGAVTSSDVASALTAQGFDVDRRRLDMPKAIKELGEYDVQYKAHPEVVIPLKVVITAQQA from the coding sequence GTGAACGTCATTTTGCTCGAACCGGTCGCGAAACTCGGCACGACGGGCGACGTCGTGAAGGTCAAGCCCGGCTACGCGCGCAACTTCCTCGTGCCGCGCGGCCTGGCGCTTCCCGCCACAGAACGCAACCTCAAGAGCCTCGCTGGTCAGGTGCGCGTGCGTGAACGTCAGCTCGCCGCCGAGAAGGCGACCGCCGAAGCGCTCGCCGAGCGTCTGCAAGGCGCCAGTGTGAGCCTCAGCGTTCGCGCCGGCGAAGGCAAGATCTACGGCGCCGTGACCTCCAGCGACGTGGCCAGTGCGCTCACCGCGCAAGGCTTCGACGTGGACCGCCGCCGCCTCGACATGCCGAAGGCCATCAAGGAACTCGGCGAGTACGACGTCCAGTACAAGGCGCACCCGGAAGTGGTCATTCCGCTCAAGGTCGTCATCACCGCACAACAAGCGTAA
- a CDS encoding helix-turn-helix domain-containing protein — translation MAYHEIASHPDLQDVVRSYWLVEEWHDRRTELHSFLPERAVRLTFYSGESYVSDAARAMRPLPSAYLVGLHDSPLLAVSRGFTRALGVDLFPWGAMALFGLETVETTLRVPPKAWGLASVERELSGLLASNQVDAAVEALETWLRRRFASEAREPGKAVRAAADLYRSRGQARVAELAERHHLSPRALERGFRSDVGVSPKKLARLIRFEETYNALWLDPRRSLTDVAYAFGYSDSAHLAREFRALAHVSPSEYARFVERRRDLQEESA, via the coding sequence ATGGCCTACCACGAGATTGCGTCGCACCCGGACTTACAGGACGTCGTGCGGTCGTATTGGCTCGTGGAGGAATGGCACGACAGGCGGACGGAACTGCATAGTTTCCTGCCCGAGCGGGCGGTGCGCCTCACGTTCTACAGTGGCGAGTCGTACGTGAGCGACGCGGCCCGGGCTATGCGACCTCTGCCCTCGGCATACCTCGTCGGGCTGCACGACTCGCCACTGCTCGCCGTGTCGCGCGGCTTCACGCGCGCGCTCGGAGTGGACTTGTTTCCGTGGGGCGCCATGGCCTTGTTCGGGCTCGAGACGGTCGAGACGACCCTGCGCGTTCCACCGAAGGCGTGGGGCTTGGCGAGTGTGGAGCGCGAATTAAGCGGCTTGCTCGCCTCGAACCAAGTGGACGCAGCCGTCGAAGCTCTGGAAACGTGGTTGCGGCGGCGTTTTGCAAGTGAGGCGCGCGAGCCCGGCAAGGCCGTACGGGCGGCGGCGGACTTGTACCGCTCGCGTGGACAGGCCCGCGTGGCGGAGCTCGCCGAGCGGCACCACCTCTCGCCGCGCGCCTTGGAACGAGGCTTCCGGTCGGACGTCGGCGTGTCGCCAAAGAAGCTCGCGCGCCTCATTCGCTTCGAGGAGACGTACAACGCTTTGTGGCTCGATCCGAGGCGGTCCCTGACGGACGTCGCGTACGCGTTCGGATACTCGGACTCGGCTCACCTTGCGCGAGAATTTCGCGCGCTCGCCCACGTCAGCCCCAGCGAGTACGCGCGATTTGTCGAGCGGCGTCGCGACCTGCAGGAAGAATCGGCGTGA
- a CDS encoding glycosyltransferase translates to MKRPLDDVLRGFFAYKLTTLALNLLTFEVLKSGASSRHAWPKVSLLVPARNEARNLAENLPSLLSQGAYEVIVLDDDSSDGTATVAEGFGANVISGRPLPLGWHGKTWACQQLAWAASGDILIFTDADVRWHDGALQAVMRTLLASKADLLSVWPRQVVGSLGERLIVPLNDDVLLTLLPAPLIRLPFASASAGNGQLMAFWRAAYERVGGHAIVKGEVLEDVKFAARLKARGGRLALALGGDFVSVRMYRDYGAVVEGFGKSLLAAHGRVRILLALSWLAHFLAYTLPLAQLLQSPLRRRGLLRRPLDFVLFALLERALVNVKTGRTRGRDLLEVLLTPIAPIAALPVYWRALQGRYTWKGRTYERGRATVPPCSALDTPAPLERERELA, encoded by the coding sequence GTGAAGCGGCCCCTCGACGACGTCCTGCGCGGCTTCTTCGCGTACAAACTCACGACCCTCGCCCTCAACCTCTTGACCTTCGAGGTGCTGAAGTCCGGCGCGTCTTCACGACACGCCTGGCCGAAGGTGAGCTTGCTCGTGCCCGCGCGCAACGAAGCCCGCAATCTCGCCGAGAACTTGCCGAGCTTGCTGTCGCAAGGCGCGTACGAAGTCATCGTGCTCGACGACGACTCCAGCGACGGAACCGCCACGGTCGCCGAGGGCTTCGGTGCCAACGTCATCTCTGGGCGGCCCCTGCCGCTCGGCTGGCACGGCAAGACTTGGGCGTGCCAGCAACTCGCGTGGGCGGCGAGCGGCGACATCCTGATTTTCACGGACGCGGACGTTCGGTGGCACGACGGCGCGCTCCAAGCGGTCATGCGCACCCTGCTCGCGTCGAAGGCCGACTTGCTGAGCGTGTGGCCCCGCCAAGTCGTCGGAAGCCTCGGAGAGCGCTTGATCGTACCGCTCAACGACGACGTGCTGCTGACCTTGCTTCCCGCGCCCCTCATTCGCCTGCCGTTCGCGAGCGCGTCGGCGGGCAACGGCCAGCTCATGGCTTTTTGGCGCGCGGCGTACGAGCGTGTCGGCGGTCACGCCATCGTGAAAGGCGAGGTGCTCGAAGACGTGAAGTTCGCTGCTCGGCTCAAAGCGCGCGGCGGCCGCCTCGCCCTCGCGCTCGGCGGAGACTTCGTGAGCGTTCGCATGTACCGCGATTACGGCGCGGTGGTCGAAGGATTCGGCAAGAGCCTTCTCGCCGCGCACGGCCGCGTGCGAATTTTGCTGGCGCTGTCATGGCTCGCGCACTTTCTCGCGTATACCTTGCCGCTCGCGCAGCTTTTGCAGTCACCCTTGAGGCGGCGCGGTTTGCTGCGCCGCCCGCTCGACTTCGTGCTCTTCGCGTTGCTGGAGCGCGCCCTCGTGAACGTGAAGACGGGACGCACGCGAGGACGCGACCTTCTCGAAGTCCTCCTCACGCCGATCGCGCCGATCGCCGCCTTGCCGGTGTACTGGCGAGCGCTGCAAGGCCGCTACACTTGGAAGGGCCGCACGTACGAACGAGGACGCGCGACCGTGCCGCCATGCTCGGCGCTCGACACGCCCGCGCCCCTTGAGCGCGAACGGGAGCTCGCGTGA
- the rpsR gene encoding 30S ribosomal protein S18, which translates to MATERKTRPKGPKRPRKPKVDPFAIGELEITDYKDVKMLRRFVSDTGKILPRRRTGLSAKNQRRLAGTIKIARQLALLPYTEKLVRK; encoded by the coding sequence ATGGCGACTGAACGCAAGACTCGGCCCAAGGGTCCGAAGCGTCCCCGCAAGCCCAAGGTCGATCCGTTCGCCATTGGCGAACTGGAAATCACCGATTACAAAGACGTCAAGATGCTGCGCCGCTTCGTGAGCGACACCGGCAAGATCTTGCCGCGCCGCCGCACGGGCCTCTCGGCCAAGAACCAGCGTCGTCTCGCCGGTACGATCAAGATCGCGCGTCAACTCGCCCTCTTGCCGTACACCGAGAAGTTGGTGCGCAAGTGA
- the tkt gene encoding transketolase produces the protein MTATPQPSTNLDQLSVNTIRTLSIDAVQQANSGHPGAPLGAAPMAYVLWQRFLRHNPKNPYWMGRDRFVLSAGHASMLIYSLLHLAGYDMPLSEIKNFRQWGSKTPGHPEFFHTHGLDATTGPLGQGCAMTVGMALAEAHLAARYNKDGFQLFDNVTYAIVSDGDLQEGISHEAASLAGHLQLDKLVWLYDDNDVQLDSATNVSFSDETTQRFEAYGWRVLLVEDGNDLEALESALRTARENQDRPVLIRVKTIIGFGSPKAGTSKAHGEPLGADAVKATKEALGWPYEEPFTVPSEVKAHMDATARGAELEAAWNDLVVRYKQAHPELAGELELALKGELPEGWNADIPTFEAGGKPMATRNASGTVLNAIAKRVPNLIGGSADLAGSTKTTINGEPFVATHDFASRNLYFGVREHGMAAAANGISLFSGLRPYVGTFLVFSDYLKPSLRLSALMHQPVIFVFTHDSIGLGEDGPTHQPIEQLAQLRATPNTHVYRPADANETAAVWQMALERKDGPTALVFSRQDLPILPRNHQGVRRGAYVVKEADGGAKVVLIATGSEVSVALEAADVLSAEGVGARVVSMPSMEVFRAQDQAYRDSILPPGVKRVAIEAATPFGWHEWVGVDGAVVAMQGFGASAPYKTLLEKFGFTGQNIAKVAKGLL, from the coding sequence ATGACTGCCACGCCTCAGCCCTCCACGAACCTCGACCAGCTCTCGGTCAATACGATTCGTACCCTCAGCATCGACGCGGTGCAGCAGGCGAACTCCGGCCACCCCGGCGCGCCGCTCGGCGCCGCGCCGATGGCGTACGTGCTGTGGCAACGCTTTTTGCGTCACAACCCCAAGAATCCGTACTGGATGGGCCGCGACCGCTTCGTGCTCTCGGCAGGCCACGCGTCGATGCTGATCTACTCGCTGCTGCACCTCGCCGGGTACGACATGCCCTTGAGCGAAATCAAGAACTTCCGCCAGTGGGGCTCCAAGACGCCCGGCCACCCGGAGTTCTTCCACACTCACGGCCTCGACGCGACGACCGGCCCGCTCGGGCAAGGCTGCGCGATGACGGTCGGCATGGCGCTCGCCGAGGCGCACCTCGCCGCTCGTTACAACAAGGACGGCTTCCAGCTCTTCGACAACGTCACGTACGCGATCGTGTCGGACGGCGACCTCCAAGAAGGCATCAGCCACGAAGCGGCAAGCCTCGCGGGTCACTTGCAGCTCGACAAGCTCGTGTGGTTGTACGACGACAACGACGTGCAGCTCGACTCGGCGACGAACGTTTCATTCAGCGACGAGACGACGCAACGCTTCGAAGCGTACGGTTGGCGCGTCTTGCTGGTCGAGGACGGCAACGACCTCGAAGCGCTCGAATCCGCGCTTCGGACGGCGCGCGAAAACCAAGACCGCCCGGTGCTCATCCGCGTGAAGACGATCATCGGGTTCGGCTCACCGAAGGCGGGCACCAGCAAGGCCCACGGCGAACCGCTCGGGGCAGACGCCGTGAAGGCGACGAAGGAGGCGCTCGGCTGGCCGTACGAAGAGCCGTTCACGGTGCCGAGCGAAGTGAAGGCGCACATGGACGCGACGGCGCGCGGCGCCGAACTCGAAGCAGCCTGGAACGATCTTGTCGTGCGCTACAAGCAAGCGCATCCGGAACTCGCCGGAGAACTCGAGCTCGCCCTCAAAGGCGAGTTGCCCGAAGGCTGGAACGCGGACATTCCGACCTTCGAGGCGGGCGGCAAGCCCATGGCGACTCGCAACGCGAGCGGCACGGTCCTCAACGCGATCGCCAAGCGGGTGCCGAACCTCATCGGAGGCAGCGCGGACCTCGCGGGCAGCACGAAGACGACCATCAACGGCGAGCCGTTCGTCGCCACGCACGACTTCGCGAGCCGCAACTTGTACTTTGGGGTGCGCGAACACGGCATGGCCGCCGCCGCCAACGGCATCAGCTTGTTCAGCGGTCTGCGTCCCTACGTCGGGACCTTCTTGGTGTTCAGCGATTACCTCAAGCCGAGCTTGCGTCTCTCAGCCCTCATGCACCAGCCGGTCATCTTCGTGTTCACGCACGACTCCATCGGTCTGGGCGAAGACGGCCCGACCCACCAACCGATCGAGCAACTCGCTCAACTGCGCGCCACGCCGAACACCCACGTCTACCGTCCCGCCGACGCCAACGAGACGGCCGCCGTGTGGCAGATGGCTCTGGAGCGAAAGGACGGCCCGACCGCCCTCGTGTTCTCACGCCAAGACCTCCCGATCTTGCCGCGCAACCATCAAGGCGTACGGCGCGGCGCGTACGTCGTGAAGGAAGCGGACGGTGGCGCCAAGGTCGTCTTGATCGCGACGGGCAGTGAAGTCTCCGTCGCCCTCGAAGCCGCTGACGTCCTCTCCGCCGAGGGCGTCGGGGCGCGCGTTGTGTCCATGCCGAGCATGGAAGTCTTCCGGGCGCAAGATCAGGCATACCGCGACAGCATCCTCCCGCCGGGCGTGAAGCGCGTCGCGATCGAAGCGGCGACTCCGTTCGGTTGGCACGAGTGGGTCGGCGTGGACGGCGCGGTCGTCGCCATGCAAGGCTTCGGAGCGAGCGCTCCCTACAAGACTTTGCTGGAGAAGTTCGGCTTCACCGGTCAGAACATCGCGAAGGTGGCCAAGGGACTGCTTTGA
- the glp gene encoding gephyrin-like molybdotransferase Glp, translating into MPPFPMFVSVEEARAKLAARLPVRPDVLMPLRAAYGRTLARDLAALVSHPSATESALDGVACRADDSAHASADTPARLKLVGESRAGAAFEGRVEAGEAIRIYTGAPLPEGADAICPVEKLRDDGAFVELLSPASPSDVRREGHDFKAGDVILRAGQRLSPSRVALAAALGYPQVPVLSPLRVAVLSTGDEVVEPGRPLAPGQVYNSNLFGLVGALQEVGAEVIELGSAPDDTAKLSARLEDAGGADLLLTSGGVSMGRYDFVRTLLVEEGEVDFWKVRVRPGGPAILGVWRGLPLFGLPGNPVSALVVFEVIVKPALTGRAPSTVRLRAASKFKSLPDKTAFWRGVVEEGSVRDYGEQGSGVLRSLSDAPALVVIPEGQAVDVGDEVEVMLLS; encoded by the coding sequence ATGCCGCCCTTTCCGATGTTCGTGAGCGTGGAGGAGGCGCGCGCGAAGCTCGCGGCGCGCCTTCCCGTTCGCCCTGACGTCCTCATGCCGCTTCGCGCGGCGTACGGGCGGACGCTCGCGCGTGACCTCGCGGCGCTCGTGAGCCACCCGAGCGCGACCGAGAGCGCGCTTGACGGCGTGGCGTGTCGCGCGGACGATTCCGCGCACGCCTCGGCGGACACGCCCGCTCGGTTGAAGCTCGTGGGAGAGTCGCGGGCGGGCGCGGCGTTCGAGGGACGCGTAGAGGCGGGCGAGGCGATTCGCATTTACACGGGCGCGCCTCTTCCCGAAGGTGCCGACGCCATCTGCCCCGTGGAGAAATTGCGGGACGACGGAGCGTTCGTGGAGCTTCTCTCTCCCGCGTCACCATCGGACGTGCGACGCGAAGGTCACGACTTCAAGGCGGGTGACGTCATCTTGCGCGCGGGGCAGCGACTATCTCCGTCGAGGGTCGCGCTGGCGGCGGCGCTGGGATACCCGCAGGTGCCCGTGCTCTCCCCTCTTCGCGTAGCGGTCCTCTCGACGGGCGACGAAGTCGTGGAGCCGGGGCGACCCCTCGCGCCCGGGCAAGTGTACAACTCGAACCTCTTCGGCCTCGTCGGAGCGTTACAGGAAGTCGGCGCGGAGGTGATCGAACTCGGAAGCGCGCCGGACGACACCGCAAAGCTCTCGGCGCGCTTGGAGGACGCGGGCGGCGCGGACTTGCTGCTCACGTCGGGCGGCGTGAGCATGGGGCGCTACGACTTCGTGCGAACGTTGCTCGTCGAGGAGGGCGAGGTGGACTTCTGGAAGGTGCGCGTCCGTCCGGGCGGCCCCGCCATTCTCGGAGTGTGGCGCGGCTTGCCCTTGTTCGGCTTGCCGGGCAATCCGGTGTCGGCGCTCGTGGTGTTCGAGGTCATCGTGAAGCCCGCCCTGACCGGTCGAGCCCCGAGCACGGTGCGTCTGCGCGCCGCGTCGAAGTTCAAGAGCTTGCCCGACAAAACGGCTTTTTGGCGTGGCGTGGTCGAGGAAGGAAGCGTGCGCGATTACGGCGAGCAGGGCAGCGGCGTCCTGAGGTCTCTCAGCGACGCGCCCGCCCTCGTGGTGATTCCCGAGGGTCAAGCCGTGGACGTGGGCGACGAGGTCGAGGTCATGCTGCTCTCGTAG
- a CDS encoding cytochrome P450 — MHTLPQPTPHPRAGHLPKWGGEPIALLQEGAALGKLFGLNLGLQAIVGYGPSWNKRVLTDLETFVSAGSFSRLVPYLAGGIILTDAPTHKDRRALLNPGFTPKALEALRERVRAALHATRPSGEFDALAWADEAVLAMLNAAYFTSEFPRDLLHAFLAPLRSPFPTPMWPRPVAARRVKRELAELAAKRRLLGGDDLLAFLAPLQRGEEEARISLAAAHDTTTHTLAWATWHLACFPRWRTREALKLVVKETLRLYPAGFMGSRRVAKASEFEGVHLKKGALALYSPFLTHRDPDVWPNPQGFDPERFSGAIPAWSYLPFGGGERTCLGMHLAHLLLEEALSLFVHGDLEARWGDPTPRPGVTLGPAGPLVVRFRT, encoded by the coding sequence ATGCACACCTTGCCGCAACCCACGCCGCACCCGCGCGCGGGCCATTTGCCGAAGTGGGGCGGCGAGCCCATCGCCCTGCTTCAAGAAGGCGCGGCGCTCGGCAAGCTCTTCGGGCTCAACCTCGGCTTGCAAGCGATCGTCGGCTACGGTCCGTCGTGGAACAAGCGCGTCCTGACGGACTTGGAGACCTTCGTGAGCGCGGGCAGTTTCAGCCGACTCGTGCCGTACCTCGCCGGGGGCATCATCTTGACGGACGCGCCGACGCACAAAGACCGCCGCGCCCTGCTCAACCCGGGCTTCACGCCGAAGGCCCTCGAAGCGTTGCGCGAACGCGTTCGCGCCGCGCTGCACGCCACGCGGCCGAGCGGTGAATTCGACGCGCTCGCCTGGGCGGACGAAGCCGTCTTGGCGATGCTGAACGCCGCGTACTTCACCTCTGAGTTTCCACGCGACCTTCTGCACGCCTTCCTCGCTCCGCTGCGCTCGCCCTTCCCCACGCCGATGTGGCCTCGTCCCGTCGCCGCTCGGCGCGTGAAGCGCGAACTCGCCGAGCTCGCCGCGAAACGCCGCCTGCTCGGCGGAGACGACCTGCTCGCCTTCCTCGCGCCGTTGCAGCGAGGCGAGGAGGAGGCGCGCATCAGCTTGGCCGCCGCGCACGACACGACGACGCATACCCTCGCGTGGGCGACGTGGCACCTCGCCTGCTTTCCCCGCTGGCGAACGCGAGAAGCCCTCAAGCTCGTCGTGAAGGAAACGCTGCGCCTCTACCCGGCGGGCTTTATGGGCAGTCGGCGCGTGGCGAAGGCGAGCGAGTTCGAAGGCGTCCACCTCAAAAAAGGCGCGCTCGCTCTGTACAGCCCGTTCCTCACGCACCGTGACCCGGACGTCTGGCCGAATCCGCAAGGCTTCGATCCCGAACGCTTCTCGGGTGCGATTCCGGCGTGGTCGTACCTGCCGTTCGGAGGAGGCGAGCGCACTTGCCTCGGAATGCACCTCGCGCACCTGCTGCTCGAAGAAGCCCTCTCGCTGTTCGTTCACGGCGACTTGGAGGCACGCTGGGGTGACCCGACGCCGAGACCTGGCGTGACGCTCGGGCCGGCGGGACCGCTGGTCGTTCGATTTCGCACTTGA
- a CDS encoding NAD(P)/FAD-dependent oxidoreductase: MQDVIIVGAGLAGSACARDLARSGRSVLVLDKSRGVGGRAATRRLDDARVDHGAQYFTARGERLRTLVSGWLYEGFAAEWTRGFPVWDAGAVHERADGHARYAISSGMSSLGRKFVRDLPVLGETLVTSVNRTPEGWRVLAAGGDVFEARTVLFDLPAPQLAPILEDVNLGEPGGELAHVRFDPTWTLIVPLRADLAVSWKALEVRHDVLAWIARDHTKRPPGAPPVLVAHANAAWSRAHLEDERDAVRNLLLAALRDVLGPADVLEAFAHRWRFATPTRLYPHTHHFDASLSLGWCGDWCVAPKVEGALESGWSLASVVIAHYESSMTSTSSPTSTA; encoded by the coding sequence ATGCAAGACGTCATCATCGTCGGAGCGGGCTTGGCAGGCTCGGCGTGCGCCCGAGATCTCGCGCGAAGCGGACGAAGCGTGCTCGTCCTCGACAAGTCGCGCGGCGTCGGCGGTCGCGCGGCGACGCGCCGTCTCGACGACGCGCGCGTTGATCACGGCGCTCAGTACTTCACGGCGCGCGGCGAGCGCCTTCGGACCCTCGTGAGCGGCTGGCTCTACGAAGGCTTCGCGGCGGAGTGGACTCGCGGCTTCCCGGTGTGGGACGCGGGCGCCGTGCACGAACGCGCGGACGGACATGCTCGCTACGCGATTTCGAGCGGGATGAGCTCGCTCGGGCGGAAGTTCGTGCGAGACTTGCCCGTCCTCGGCGAGACCCTCGTCACGTCCGTCAACCGCACCCCCGAGGGTTGGCGCGTCCTCGCGGCGGGCGGCGACGTCTTCGAAGCGAGGACGGTTCTGTTCGATCTGCCCGCGCCGCAACTCGCGCCGATCTTGGAGGACGTGAACCTCGGCGAGCCCGGCGGCGAACTCGCCCACGTCCGCTTCGACCCGACTTGGACGCTGATCGTGCCGCTTCGAGCCGACCTCGCCGTTTCCTGGAAGGCGCTGGAAGTCCGTCATGACGTGCTCGCGTGGATCGCCCGCGATCACACGAAGCGCCCGCCCGGCGCGCCGCCCGTCCTCGTCGCCCACGCGAACGCCGCTTGGAGCCGCGCGCACCTCGAGGACGAGCGCGACGCCGTGAGAAACCTTCTGCTCGCTGCCCTTCGGGACGTTCTCGGTCCCGCCGACGTCCTCGAGGCGTTCGCGCACCGCTGGCGCTTCGCCACGCCCACGCGGCTGTATCCGCACACGCATCATTTCGATGCGTCCTTGTCGCTCGGTTGGTGCGGCGACTGGTGCGTCGCGCCGAAAGTCGAGGGCGCCTTGGAAAGCGGCTGGAGCCTTGCCAGCGTCGTGATCGCGCACTACGAGAGCAGCATGACCTCGACCTCGTCGCCCACGTCCACGGCTTGA